In the genome of Burkholderia diffusa, one region contains:
- a CDS encoding PRC-barrel domain-containing protein has translation MAFTKTIVAAAVLISSISAHAQIAGAQPLSVTVEQSQALLEGWSVKKSVLGKAVYNDQNQKVGTVRDLIVAPDGSVSAAIVSAGGFLGVAAHDVAVPIASLDVRNGNIYLPGATKDALKATPAFQYAKVPAPPKPKKLDDKH, from the coding sequence ATGGCTTTCACCAAGACAATCGTCGCAGCCGCCGTTCTCATTTCGAGCATCAGCGCGCATGCGCAGATCGCGGGCGCCCAGCCGCTCAGCGTCACCGTCGAGCAATCGCAAGCGCTGCTCGAGGGCTGGAGCGTGAAGAAGAGCGTGCTCGGCAAGGCCGTGTACAACGACCAGAACCAGAAAGTCGGCACGGTGCGCGACCTGATCGTCGCACCTGACGGCTCGGTGTCGGCCGCGATCGTGTCGGCCGGCGGCTTCCTGGGCGTCGCGGCACATGACGTCGCGGTGCCGATCGCGTCGCTCGATGTGCGCAACGGCAATATTTATCTGCCGGGTGCGACGAAGGACGCGCTGAAGGCGACACCGGCGTTCCAGTACGCGAAGGTGCCGGCGCCGCCGAAGCCGAAGAAGCTCGACGACAAGCACTGA
- a CDS encoding response regulator transcription factor, producing MRPELQPIRVVILDDHAVVQHGIASYLTERTGIEVAASFARSRDLIGWLESNHADVVLLDYTLGPDEIDGLNLIKLISTRFPDCRILMMSSSDTPATVNMTMRAGALGFFGKSENLRELVHAIRVVANGRSYISAELADRVTASAASVQNLAIPKPTLGDDAPAAESESSVDPRLSPREHEVLRCYLAGMSVSDIALKFSRSRKTISTQKQSAYRKLGIRSDAELFSSRKLLEKA from the coding sequence ATGAGACCAGAGCTCCAGCCGATCCGCGTCGTGATCCTGGACGACCATGCCGTCGTCCAGCACGGGATCGCCAGTTATCTGACGGAGAGGACCGGCATTGAAGTGGCTGCGAGTTTTGCAAGGTCGCGCGACCTGATTGGTTGGCTCGAGTCGAATCATGCGGACGTCGTGCTGCTCGATTACACGCTGGGTCCCGACGAAATCGACGGCCTCAATCTCATCAAGCTGATCAGTACGCGCTTCCCGGATTGCAGGATCTTGATGATGTCGAGCAGCGATACGCCCGCGACCGTCAACATGACCATGCGCGCCGGCGCACTCGGCTTCTTCGGCAAGAGCGAAAATCTGCGCGAACTGGTGCATGCGATTCGAGTGGTCGCAAACGGACGTTCGTACATCAGTGCCGAACTGGCAGACAGGGTGACGGCGAGTGCGGCGTCCGTCCAGAACCTCGCGATACCGAAACCCACACTCGGTGACGACGCACCGGCGGCAGAGTCGGAATCGTCCGTCGATCCGCGCCTGAGCCCGCGCGAGCACGAGGTGCTGCGCTGTTATCTCGCCGGCATGTCGGTGTCGGATATCGCATTGAAATTTTCCCGCAGCCGCAAGACGATCAGCACGCAAAAACAATCGGCGTATCGCAAGCTAGGCATCCGTAGCGATGCCGAATTGTTCTCGTCCCGCAAGCTGCTCGAGAAAGCGTGA
- a CDS encoding ATP-binding protein, whose amino-acid sequence MRAHPVVHIAVEANWRPIEYMRNGNHAGLVAGYLNAISKMTGLTFRTVPGTEWGHAYDALASRKVDLLPGVWRELVPDRVGAGALVSAPYLVGRLTAVTRNNSAMIFNLKRLEGKRVAIKGRGAVEYFTRNSGVMLDVLAFDTEELALAAVASGEADAALGVDVTILPIVQRKFPGQLYMSGMLADRPVSLAMLTRADLPILASIIDKSLAAIPVSETAEITRNWVEMADYGKPTIRSILHYRAPQVFAIAAALLAFAALACLSWRSRVAAIRSERDKAKFLAFVSHEIRTPMHTILSSLELLQRSRLTGQQANRADAAISASETLLTLLDDILEYSRLESRKVWLATQAVELEAWARQTVDMVRWRADEKMLELVLDIVCPSAVRVAIDPVRVRQIVLNLLVNAIKFTSAGSVTLRIEYVSGRHGQNGTLTLEVRDTGIGIASERLEHIFDAYWQVPGSLQQEVDGSGLGLAICRELVALMHGTITVQSEPHTETTMTVRLPVATVDEPLPARPATSMPVLVDARPGNAHPDSPRILIVDDHETVQIALQEQCDELGCVGIVAGTGEDAMLQLAHGRVDLVLLDGDLPDIDGHALAKMIRQDESAREARHVPIIAISALSGDAHRERCLDSGMDGVLGKPLRLETLRQLIAMWCPTYKDVALPPPYGAEAVNLSAVYDREVAKDLDALVNGLLSRDFSAAARAAHRITGASHLAELRNIAEVASNAESRLLELQRVDQDTR is encoded by the coding sequence ATGCGCGCGCATCCTGTGGTTCATATCGCGGTCGAGGCGAACTGGCGTCCCATCGAATACATGCGCAACGGCAACCATGCCGGCCTCGTCGCGGGGTACCTGAACGCAATCTCGAAAATGACGGGGCTGACGTTCCGGACAGTGCCGGGCACGGAATGGGGCCACGCGTACGATGCGCTTGCATCGCGCAAGGTCGATCTGCTGCCGGGCGTGTGGCGCGAACTGGTGCCGGACCGCGTCGGCGCTGGGGCGCTCGTCAGTGCGCCCTACCTGGTGGGGCGGCTGACCGCCGTCACGCGCAACAACTCCGCGATGATCTTCAATCTGAAGCGGCTCGAAGGCAAGCGTGTCGCGATCAAGGGGCGCGGCGCGGTGGAGTATTTCACCCGCAACAGCGGCGTGATGCTCGACGTGCTCGCGTTCGACACCGAGGAGCTCGCGCTCGCCGCGGTTGCCAGCGGCGAAGCCGATGCCGCGCTTGGTGTCGACGTCACGATTCTGCCGATCGTGCAACGGAAGTTTCCCGGCCAGCTTTACATGTCGGGGATGCTTGCAGACCGCCCCGTATCCTTGGCGATGCTCACGCGGGCGGACCTGCCGATCCTTGCATCGATCATCGACAAGTCGCTCGCGGCCATTCCCGTGAGCGAGACGGCGGAGATCACCCGCAACTGGGTCGAAATGGCCGATTACGGCAAGCCGACGATCCGTTCTATCCTGCATTACCGGGCGCCCCAGGTGTTCGCGATCGCTGCCGCGCTACTGGCGTTCGCGGCGCTCGCGTGCCTGTCGTGGAGGTCGCGCGTGGCCGCGATCCGCAGCGAGCGCGACAAGGCGAAGTTCCTCGCGTTCGTCAGTCACGAAATCCGCACGCCGATGCATACGATCCTGTCGTCGCTGGAATTGCTGCAGCGCTCGCGATTGACTGGGCAACAGGCGAATCGAGCGGATGCGGCGATCTCGGCATCCGAGACGCTCCTGACCCTGCTCGACGATATCCTCGAGTATTCGCGCCTCGAATCGCGCAAGGTCTGGCTTGCCACGCAGGCAGTCGAGCTCGAGGCGTGGGCTCGGCAAACGGTCGACATGGTGCGCTGGCGTGCCGACGAGAAGATGCTGGAACTGGTACTCGACATTGTTTGTCCGTCGGCGGTGCGAGTTGCAATCGATCCGGTCCGTGTGCGCCAGATCGTGCTGAATCTGCTCGTCAACGCAATCAAATTCACGTCCGCAGGCTCGGTGACGCTGCGCATCGAGTATGTGTCGGGTCGCCACGGGCAAAATGGCACGCTGACGCTCGAGGTTCGCGATACCGGCATCGGCATTGCGTCAGAGCGTCTCGAACACATCTTCGACGCATACTGGCAGGTGCCCGGCTCGCTTCAACAGGAAGTCGACGGCAGCGGGCTTGGTCTCGCGATCTGCCGTGAACTCGTCGCATTGATGCATGGGACGATCACCGTCCAAAGCGAGCCGCACACCGAAACGACGATGACGGTTCGATTGCCTGTCGCGACAGTGGACGAGCCGTTGCCGGCGCGGCCTGCCACATCGATGCCCGTACTCGTCGACGCACGGCCTGGAAACGCGCATCCCGACTCGCCACGCATCCTCATCGTCGACGATCACGAAACCGTGCAGATCGCGCTGCAGGAGCAATGCGACGAGCTTGGCTGCGTCGGCATCGTCGCTGGCACGGGCGAGGACGCGATGCTGCAACTGGCGCATGGCCGTGTCGACCTCGTGCTGCTCGATGGCGATCTGCCGGACATCGACGGTCATGCACTCGCGAAGATGATCCGTCAGGACGAGTCGGCACGCGAAGCCAGACACGTTCCCATCATCGCAATTTCGGCTCTGTCCGGGGACGCGCACCGCGAGCGCTGCCTCGACAGCGGTATGGACGGCGTGCTGGGCAAACCGCTGCGGCTCGAAACGTTACGGCAGTTGATCGCAATGTGGTGCCCGACTTATAAAGACGTGGCGCTCCCGCCGCCATATGGCGCCGAGGCCGTCAATCTCAGCGCGGTCTATGACCGCGAGGTGGCGAAGGATCTCGATGCGCTCGTCAACGGATTGCTGTCGCGTGATTTCTCGGCAGCAGCACGTGCCGCGCACCGGATCACGGGCGCGTCGCACCTAGCCGAACTGCGCAACATCGCGGAAGTTGCGTCGAATGCCGAATCGAGGCTTCTCGAACTCCAACGCGTGGATCAGGACACGCGGTAG
- a CDS encoding response regulator transcription factor: MRADTRINILIADDHPSILAGIRAALQNLRDFRIIGEASDSTGIVELLSRNSCDVLVTDFDMPDGKYNDGFTMMTYLRSHFPDLPIIVFTALSGRNLTEKLISAGVKAVVGKGDDTRHLVAAVRAVHDGETYYSPTVRRTLNEANDGRKPRDLTKSELEVLRLYISGMSVGEIAARLNRTKQTISLQKSMAMQKLGVERDAELYQVVYTSQRVLPDIY, translated from the coding sequence ATGCGTGCCGATACACGTATCAACATACTCATTGCCGACGATCATCCGTCAATTCTTGCCGGTATCAGAGCGGCGTTGCAGAACCTGAGAGACTTTCGAATCATCGGAGAGGCCAGCGATTCGACGGGGATCGTCGAGCTGCTTTCCCGAAATTCGTGCGATGTGCTGGTGACCGATTTCGATATGCCGGATGGCAAGTACAACGACGGGTTCACCATGATGACTTACCTGCGGTCGCACTTTCCGGATCTTCCGATCATCGTGTTCACCGCGCTGAGCGGCAGGAATCTGACAGAGAAACTGATCAGCGCGGGTGTCAAGGCAGTCGTCGGCAAGGGCGACGACACGAGGCATCTGGTTGCCGCCGTCAGGGCTGTCCATGACGGCGAAACCTATTATTCACCCACCGTTCGTCGCACGCTGAACGAGGCGAACGACGGGCGCAAACCTCGGGACCTGACCAAGAGCGAACTCGAAGTTTTGCGGCTTTATATTTCCGGGATGTCGGTTGGCGAAATCGCAGCGCGATTGAACCGCACCAAGCAGACTATCAGCTTGCAGAAATCCATGGCCATGCAAAAGCTCGGTGTCGAGCGGGACGCCGAGCTTTATCAGGTCGTGTACACGTCGCAACGAGTATTGCCGGACATCTATTAA
- a CDS encoding response regulator transcription factor has translation MIDLLIRVIVADNHPVSIKGVKNILRTAPSIRVVAVCRNAAQLVDTLGKTKCDVVVSDMLAPCHGTPGGIELFRHITRKFPTIKIVALTLGTGSVQLHKLAALQVSSILTKSDPIEHVAPAIYSSMLCSGGNYWSPRVAETIQYADTYSRRLTPRESEVVRLFMSGLPVKDIAAHLGRSIKTVSSQKCSAMKKMGAASDSELIRAVLDGAGGGPSRVL, from the coding sequence ATGATTGATCTGTTAATCCGTGTCATCGTCGCCGACAACCACCCGGTATCCATCAAAGGTGTCAAGAACATTCTCCGCACTGCTCCTTCGATCAGAGTGGTGGCCGTATGCAGGAACGCGGCCCAGCTGGTCGACACGCTGGGAAAAACAAAGTGCGATGTCGTGGTATCCGACATGCTGGCGCCATGTCATGGCACACCGGGCGGAATTGAGCTCTTCAGGCACATCACCCGCAAATTTCCGACTATCAAAATCGTCGCACTTACGTTAGGCACCGGAAGCGTGCAACTGCACAAACTGGCAGCCCTGCAAGTATCTTCCATATTGACAAAATCAGACCCGATCGAGCATGTCGCCCCCGCGATATATTCGAGCATGCTCTGCAGTGGTGGGAACTACTGGTCGCCCAGAGTCGCAGAGACGATCCAATATGCCGATACGTATTCGAGAAGACTGACCCCGCGAGAGAGCGAGGTTGTCCGATTGTTTATGAGCGGTCTGCCTGTGAAGGATATAGCAGCGCATCTCGGGCGAAGCATCAAGACAGTCAGTTCGCAAAAGTGCAGTGCCATGAAGAAGATGGGAGCGGCCAGCGATTCTGAATTGATACGGGCTGTTCTTGATGGCGCAGGAGGCGGTCCGTCTCGCGTCTTGTAG
- a CDS encoding CfaE/CblD family pilus tip adhesin, with the protein MTRANKSHWRAILLAATLGTISLDASAALEAPANRNDAVEATLDRGAPQGDVMIFNGASGGYDTTDYLKWGRNSWTCQSATTTTMGACATEPIWEMAGNSSTIRLSFKEEKTGATAVLNLHGASAYSRHVDCNGNASPEIVSAARTPIEMAAVGIIVGNCEFTGWDGRKLFVKIPASELKNLPSGGIWKANLQLNLRLWSSNTASTLAVFKAAIKLNVTDKNNIQVYLPEFTNATPVVDLKLRTLPNGSRLSGTSAVDMCLYDGYNSRSTWFDVTASDGLTIDRRDKGSYSVLLESDKSGAYASRVDYNASLTYAGKKIVLPNKETVRLQGVNNSAGRTVSLPGIPVPVVCTPTPLTLDTPEFQSVWKRPGKYRNKLTITFTPSSANL; encoded by the coding sequence ATGACACGAGCAAATAAATCTCACTGGCGGGCCATCTTGCTCGCCGCTACGCTGGGGACGATCTCGCTCGATGCGTCGGCGGCCCTCGAGGCGCCTGCCAACCGCAACGATGCCGTTGAAGCCACGCTGGATCGAGGTGCGCCGCAGGGAGACGTCATGATATTCAACGGCGCATCCGGCGGCTACGACACGACGGATTACCTGAAGTGGGGGAGAAATTCGTGGACGTGCCAGTCGGCCACCACCACGACGATGGGTGCATGCGCGACCGAGCCGATATGGGAGATGGCGGGCAACTCGTCCACAATCCGGCTTTCGTTCAAGGAGGAAAAGACTGGCGCCACAGCCGTGCTGAATCTTCATGGAGCAAGTGCTTACAGTCGCCACGTCGATTGCAACGGCAACGCCAGTCCGGAAATCGTGTCGGCCGCGCGAACGCCGATCGAGATGGCGGCGGTCGGTATCATCGTGGGAAATTGCGAATTCACAGGCTGGGACGGGCGCAAACTCTTCGTCAAGATTCCGGCCTCGGAGCTGAAGAACCTCCCGTCGGGTGGAATTTGGAAGGCGAACCTTCAGTTGAACCTGAGACTATGGAGCTCGAACACCGCTTCGACGCTCGCCGTCTTCAAAGCAGCAATCAAACTGAACGTCACCGACAAGAACAACATTCAGGTCTACCTGCCGGAGTTCACGAATGCGACGCCCGTGGTCGACCTCAAGCTGCGCACGCTGCCGAACGGCAGTCGGCTGAGCGGCACGTCGGCCGTCGACATGTGCCTGTACGACGGCTACAACTCGCGGAGTACGTGGTTCGACGTTACCGCGAGCGACGGCCTCACGATCGACCGGCGCGACAAGGGCAGTTATTCCGTGCTGCTGGAGTCGGACAAGAGCGGCGCGTATGCGTCGCGCGTCGATTACAACGCGAGTCTCACGTACGCCGGCAAGAAGATCGTGTTGCCGAACAAAGAAACCGTCCGGCTTCAGGGCGTGAACAACAGCGCGGGGCGGACGGTCTCGTTGCCTGGCATTCCGGTTCCGGTCGTCTGTACGCCTACGCCGCTGACGCTTGATACGCCCGAATTCCAATCGGTATGGAAGCGTCCAGGAAAGTACCGCAACAAGTTGACGATCACGTTCACACCGTCGTCGGCAAATCTCTAG
- a CDS encoding CS1-pili formation C-terminal domain-containing protein produces MTEGLGKRTLFMVPGQLAMRDVKAKVTYTYVGQAFSAGGMPLSDSVILNGSMPPLDGEGGFVAELDHKEDELFVVDGPTLMRCPLHVERRQDVLMMVGKVRCEVAGPDALPDALRKQARVQKLLQQRYVMSSVRARTAGVDDASQ; encoded by the coding sequence GTGACCGAAGGTCTCGGCAAGCGCACGCTGTTCATGGTGCCCGGGCAACTCGCGATGCGCGACGTCAAGGCGAAGGTGACGTACACGTACGTCGGCCAAGCGTTCTCGGCGGGCGGCATGCCGCTGTCGGACAGCGTGATTCTCAACGGCTCGATGCCGCCGCTCGATGGCGAGGGCGGCTTCGTTGCCGAACTCGACCACAAGGAAGACGAGCTGTTCGTCGTGGACGGGCCGACGCTGATGCGGTGCCCGTTGCACGTCGAGCGCCGTCAGGATGTGCTGATGATGGTCGGCAAGGTGCGATGCGAAGTGGCCGGGCCGGATGCGCTGCCCGATGCACTGCGCAAGCAGGCACGCGTGCAAAAGCTACTGCAGCAGCGCTATGTGATGTCGTCGGTGCGGGCGCGGACGGCGGGTGTGGATGACGCGTCGCAGTAA
- a CDS encoding fimbrial protein — protein MVLLAAIAMSLASSIANANMTVYPMAASIGSGGKSAAQLRIYSKSETTQYVKAIVKRVIDPATPHEREVSGMTSGDDAIVISPAKFALPAGGTRLVRVIPLGVPQKEVLYRVYLQPVAAPSDAEPGTAGDVSGQVNFSLVWAPLIRVLPKTALPDLKVSHGSLTNTGNVRIGLLKVGACQSERDESSCQWTKFERSVYPDQQFKLDGLHPAPYVRIKYRVEGMSDVQQKVVPTHSINTMSGSSANTETPPGRTIVSTNQGD, from the coding sequence ATGGTGTTGCTTGCCGCGATCGCGATGTCGCTTGCCTCATCGATCGCCAACGCGAACATGACCGTCTATCCAATGGCTGCATCGATAGGATCTGGCGGGAAATCGGCGGCGCAATTGCGCATCTATTCGAAATCCGAAACGACGCAGTACGTGAAGGCAATCGTGAAGCGCGTGATCGATCCGGCAACACCTCACGAGCGCGAAGTGAGCGGCATGACTTCCGGCGACGACGCGATCGTGATCTCACCGGCGAAGTTCGCACTGCCTGCCGGCGGGACGCGGCTCGTTCGCGTGATTCCGTTGGGCGTGCCGCAGAAGGAAGTGCTTTATCGCGTCTATCTGCAGCCCGTTGCAGCGCCGTCCGACGCCGAACCCGGCACGGCGGGCGATGTCTCCGGTCAGGTGAACTTCAGTCTCGTGTGGGCGCCGCTCATTCGGGTGTTGCCGAAAACGGCGTTGCCTGATCTCAAGGTGTCGCACGGCTCGCTGACCAATACCGGCAATGTCCGGATCGGATTGCTCAAAGTCGGCGCGTGTCAGTCCGAGCGGGACGAATCGTCATGCCAGTGGACGAAGTTTGAACGCAGCGTCTACCCCGACCAGCAATTCAAGCTGGACGGGCTGCATCCCGCACCTTACGTGCGGATCAAATATCGGGTGGAGGGAATGTCGGATGTACAGCAGAAGGTCGTGCCCACGCATTCCATCAACACGATGAGCGGGTCGAGCGCGAATACCGAGACCCCACCGGGTCGAACCATTGTTTCAACCAACCAGGGAGATTAA
- a CDS encoding 3-deoxy-7-phosphoheptulonate synthase has product MQNLDNPSHDREVGVADATQDTTRIDDVRIGAVRPLISPALLQDELPVPAATQTLVEDTRRAIGDILHGRDDRLLLVVGPCSIHDHDQALDYARRLKAAADALKDDLLITMRVYFEKPRTTVGWKGYINDPRLDGSFRINEGLRAARQLLLDINALGLPASTEFLDLLSPQYIADLIAWGAIGARTTESQSHRQLASGLSCPIGFKNGTDGGVQVASDAIVAARASHAFMGMTKMGMAAIFETRGNDDAHVILRGGKNGPNYDAEHVEASCAVLRKSGLREQVMVDCSHANSNKSHERQIDVAQDLARQLGQGEHRIVGVMVESHLEAGRQDLKPGVPLQYGVSITDACLSWTQTEPVLDVLAEAVRHRRVYSRNA; this is encoded by the coding sequence ATGCAGAACCTCGACAATCCTTCCCACGATCGCGAGGTAGGCGTTGCCGACGCGACGCAGGACACCACGCGCATCGACGACGTGCGCATCGGCGCCGTGCGTCCGCTGATTTCGCCGGCGCTGCTGCAGGACGAGTTGCCGGTGCCCGCTGCGACGCAGACGCTCGTCGAGGATACGCGCCGTGCGATCGGCGACATCCTGCACGGCCGCGACGATCGGCTGCTGCTCGTCGTCGGCCCGTGTTCGATCCACGACCACGACCAGGCGCTCGACTACGCACGCCGCCTGAAGGCCGCCGCCGATGCGCTGAAGGACGACCTGCTGATCACGATGCGCGTGTACTTCGAGAAGCCGCGCACGACGGTCGGCTGGAAGGGCTACATCAACGATCCGCGCCTGGACGGCAGCTTCCGCATCAACGAAGGGTTGCGCGCGGCGCGGCAGCTGCTGCTCGACATCAATGCGCTCGGCCTGCCGGCGTCGACCGAATTCCTCGACCTGTTGAGCCCGCAGTACATCGCGGACCTGATCGCGTGGGGCGCGATCGGTGCGCGCACGACCGAGAGCCAGAGCCATCGTCAGCTAGCGTCCGGGCTGAGCTGCCCGATCGGCTTCAAGAACGGCACCGACGGCGGTGTGCAGGTTGCGTCGGACGCGATCGTCGCCGCGCGCGCGAGCCATGCGTTCATGGGGATGACGAAGATGGGCATGGCCGCGATCTTCGAGACGCGCGGCAACGACGACGCACATGTGATCCTGCGTGGCGGCAAGAACGGGCCCAACTACGACGCCGAGCACGTCGAGGCGAGCTGTGCCGTGCTGCGCAAGAGCGGGCTGCGCGAGCAGGTGATGGTCGATTGCTCGCACGCGAACTCGAACAAGTCGCACGAGCGGCAGATCGACGTCGCGCAGGATCTCGCGCGGCAGTTGGGGCAGGGCGAGCACCGGATCGTCGGCGTGATGGTGGAGAGCCATCTCGAGGCGGGGCGCCAGGATCTGAAGCCGGGCGTGCCGCTGCAGTATGGAGTGTCGATCACCGATGCGTGCCTGAGCTGGACGCAGACGGAGCCGGTGCTCGATGTGCTTGCCGAGGCGGTCAGGCATCGCCGGGTGTATTCGCGTAACGCGTGA
- a CDS encoding YceH family protein — protein MNTTPDMPTPRALRELTPLEARILGVLVEKQHTVPDTYPLSLNALTSGCNQKTARSPVMNVSEDEVTTALDGLKHLSLVMEGSSSRVPRFEHNMNRVLGIPSQAIALLTILLLRGPQTAAELRLNSARLHGFADISSVEAFLDELAARAQPLVVRLPRAPGARENRWMHLMCGEVSAAEFAGSDAGGGADSVPPSEFEALKAEQKRLADEVARLNALVQRMANELGIDVDTPGDAG, from the coding sequence ATGAACACCACGCCGGACATGCCCACGCCACGCGCCCTGCGCGAACTCACGCCCCTCGAGGCCCGCATTCTCGGGGTGCTCGTCGAGAAGCAGCACACCGTGCCGGACACCTATCCGCTGTCGCTGAATGCGCTGACCTCGGGCTGCAACCAGAAAACCGCGCGCTCGCCGGTGATGAACGTCAGCGAGGATGAGGTCACGACCGCGCTCGACGGGCTCAAGCACCTGAGCCTCGTGATGGAAGGGAGCAGCAGTCGCGTGCCGCGTTTCGAGCACAACATGAACCGCGTGCTCGGGATTCCGAGTCAGGCGATCGCGCTGCTGACGATCCTGCTGTTGCGCGGCCCGCAGACAGCCGCCGAACTGCGCCTGAACAGCGCACGCCTGCACGGCTTCGCGGACATCTCGTCGGTCGAGGCATTCCTCGACGAACTCGCGGCGCGTGCGCAGCCGCTCGTCGTCCGGCTGCCGCGTGCGCCCGGTGCGCGCGAGAATCGCTGGATGCATCTGATGTGCGGCGAGGTGAGCGCCGCCGAATTCGCCGGTTCGGATGCGGGTGGCGGCGCGGATTCCGTTCCGCCGTCCGAATTCGAGGCGCTGAAGGCCGAACAGAAACGGCTTGCGGATGAAGTGGCGCGGCTGAACGCGCTGGTTCAGCGGATGGCGAACGAACTCGGGATCGACGTCGATACCCCGGGCGACGCCGGCTGA
- a CDS encoding SDR family oxidoreductase produces MTASTSAPHVRAIVTGHTRGLGASLAEQLLLEGVAVLGMSRGRHPSLAAQAGDRFAEIELDLSDTSAIAAWVAGGTLRRFVDGASIVLLFNNAGIVDPIGPLDAQDPTLIARAVGLNVAAPLMLSAALVQAASSPTECRILHVSSGAARNAYGGWSVYCATKAALDHHARAVALDANRAVRICSVAPGVVDTGMQATIRATSEANFPMREKFEQLKASGALSTPDAAARQLIGYALSDAFGSAPTADVRELSAT; encoded by the coding sequence ATGACTGCATCCACCTCAGCGCCGCACGTGCGCGCCATCGTCACCGGACACACGCGCGGCCTCGGCGCGTCGCTCGCCGAACAACTGCTGCTGGAAGGCGTCGCCGTGCTCGGCATGTCGCGCGGCCGTCATCCGTCGCTCGCCGCGCAGGCCGGCGATCGCTTTGCCGAAATCGAACTCGACCTGTCGGACACATCGGCCATCGCGGCCTGGGTGGCAGGCGGCACGCTCCGCCGCTTCGTCGACGGCGCATCGATCGTGCTGCTCTTCAACAACGCGGGCATCGTCGATCCGATCGGCCCGCTCGACGCGCAGGACCCTACGCTCATCGCGCGCGCGGTCGGCCTGAACGTCGCGGCGCCGCTGATGCTGTCGGCCGCGCTCGTGCAGGCGGCATCGTCCCCGACCGAATGCCGGATCCTGCACGTGTCGAGCGGCGCCGCGCGCAACGCATACGGCGGCTGGAGCGTCTACTGCGCGACCAAGGCAGCGCTCGATCATCACGCGCGCGCCGTCGCCCTCGACGCGAACCGCGCAGTGCGAATCTGCAGCGTCGCGCCGGGTGTCGTCGATACGGGCATGCAGGCGACCATTCGCGCGACCAGCGAAGCCAACTTCCCGATGCGCGAGAAATTCGAGCAGTTGAAGGCGAGCGGCGCGCTGTCGACACCCGACGCGGCCGCGCGGCAATTGATCGGCTATGCGCTGAGCGACGCATTTGGTTCGGCGCCGACGGCCGACGTTCGCGAACTGTCCGCGACCTGA
- the hutC gene encoding histidine utilization repressor, translated as MVTKTTAPFQQIKTLVRQNVDAGDWRPGDRIPSELDLAAQFGVARMTVNRALRELTEEGVLKRIAGVGTFVAEAKPQSNLLMIAHIRDEIRARGHEYRCRVLSQSREPASFDVAAAFGLTVNTPVFHVVCVHEENGRPIQLEDRYVNPAAAPEFIDQDFEVEPPSEYLFNNVSHYELEIEHVVDASLPTGEQARLLDMRADEPCLTLTRRTWTNGLPVTFVHFLHPGNRYRLGSRFKPGAGRHQT; from the coding sequence ATGGTCACGAAGACCACCGCACCGTTCCAGCAGATCAAGACGCTCGTTCGCCAGAATGTCGACGCGGGCGACTGGCGCCCCGGGGACCGCATTCCGTCCGAACTCGATCTCGCCGCGCAATTCGGCGTCGCGCGCATGACGGTCAACCGCGCGCTGCGTGAACTGACCGAGGAAGGCGTTCTGAAGCGCATCGCGGGCGTCGGCACCTTCGTCGCCGAGGCGAAACCGCAGTCGAACCTGCTGATGATCGCGCACATCCGCGACGAGATCCGCGCGCGCGGCCACGAGTATCGCTGCCGCGTGCTGAGCCAGTCGCGCGAGCCCGCGTCGTTCGACGTCGCGGCCGCGTTCGGGTTGACGGTCAATACGCCGGTCTTTCACGTGGTATGCGTGCACGAGGAAAACGGCCGCCCGATCCAGCTCGAGGATCGCTACGTGAATCCGGCCGCGGCACCGGAATTCATCGACCAGGATTTCGAGGTCGAGCCGCCGTCCGAATACCTGTTCAACAACGTGTCGCACTACGAACTGGAAATCGAGCACGTGGTCGACGCGTCGCTGCCGACCGGCGAACAGGCGCGCCTGCTCGACATGCGCGCCGACGAGCCGTGCCTCACGCTCACGCGCCGCACCTGGACGAACGGGCTGCCGGTCACCTTCGTGCACTTCCTGCATCCGGGCAACCGCTATCGGCTCGGCTCGCGCTTCAAGCCCGGCGCCGGGCGGCACCAGACCTGA